In one window of Armatimonadota bacterium DNA:
- a CDS encoding methylenetetrahydrofolate reductase C-terminal domain-containing protein — MIVAERKPLGVIKEFVADFHNVLVVGCGTCATVCLAGGETEVRIVGCALRIAARSEGRQQQVLEDCVTRQCEPEFVEAVIEGAARQEVDAVVSLACGVGVNFLAERLREVPVFPGLDTKFFGATMEPGVWVEMCAGCGNCILHLTGGICPIARCSKSILNGPCGGSTDGKCEISPDVDCGWALIVERMKNLGTLDRLTEMTPPRDWSSSPHGGPRRVVREELRELAARKENSGVAR; from the coding sequence ATGATCGTAGCGGAGAGAAAGCCGTTGGGCGTGATCAAGGAGTTCGTCGCGGATTTCCATAATGTTCTCGTCGTGGGGTGCGGCACCTGCGCGACCGTGTGCTTGGCCGGCGGTGAGACGGAGGTGAGAATCGTTGGCTGCGCGCTTCGTATCGCAGCGCGCAGCGAGGGGCGGCAGCAGCAGGTCCTCGAGGACTGCGTCACCCGCCAATGTGAGCCCGAGTTCGTCGAAGCAGTCATTGAGGGCGCCGCCCGGCAGGAGGTTGACGCGGTCGTCTCGCTGGCATGCGGCGTTGGGGTGAACTTCCTGGCGGAGCGACTCCGCGAGGTGCCGGTGTTTCCGGGCCTCGATACGAAGTTCTTCGGGGCGACGATGGAGCCCGGTGTGTGGGTGGAGATGTGTGCGGGATGCGGGAACTGCATCCTGCACCTCACCGGCGGAATCTGCCCCATCGCTCGCTGCTCCAAATCCATCCTCAACGGCCCGTGCGGGGGCAGCACCGACGGCAAGTGCGAGATAAGCCCGGACGTGGATTGCGGCTGGGCGCTGATCGTCGAGCGGATGAAGAACCTCGGCACGCTCGACCGACTGACGGAGATGACGCCACCGCGCGATTGGTCGAGTTCACCCCATGGCGGTCCGCGCCGCGTGGTGCGCGAGGAGCTACGGGAATTGGCGGCCCGCAAAGAGAACAGCGGGGTGGCACGGTGA
- a CDS encoding methylenetetrahydrofolate reductase, with protein MKSGSNLEHVLAGGHFAVTAEIGPPMDCNGEVVLEKARILNGFADAFNITDCQTAVVRMSSIASAVLIMREGLEPIMQMTCRDRNRIAIQADILGAAALGIRNCLCIAGDHQSFGAAGRLKGHPGAKNVYDIDSIQLVSILKGLRDDGRQQGGDEVEMRPPLFIGAVWTPMGDPMDFRPLRLGKKAHAGADFIQTQGIYDIEQFRHQMRTARDMGLHEQVAILAGIIVPRNLGMLKYMDSAVAGVSVPRELMERMSAARDAAGEDKAQARRNQEQEGIRISVELIEQARETAGVRGVHIQAIEWEQKVPEIVEQAGLLPRPAVADA; from the coding sequence GTGAAAAGCGGCAGCAATCTGGAGCACGTGCTGGCGGGCGGCCACTTCGCAGTTACCGCGGAGATCGGCCCGCCGATGGACTGCAACGGCGAGGTGGTGTTGGAGAAGGCACGCATACTCAACGGCTTCGCCGACGCCTTCAACATCACGGACTGTCAGACGGCGGTGGTGCGGATGTCGAGCATTGCCTCAGCCGTGCTCATCATGCGCGAGGGCCTGGAGCCGATCATGCAGATGACCTGCCGCGATCGTAATCGCATCGCGATCCAGGCCGATATTCTGGGGGCCGCTGCACTGGGGATCCGCAATTGTCTGTGCATAGCCGGAGACCACCAGTCCTTCGGCGCCGCGGGTAGGCTCAAGGGCCATCCGGGCGCGAAGAACGTTTACGACATTGACTCCATTCAGCTCGTGTCCATTCTCAAGGGACTGCGCGACGACGGCAGGCAGCAGGGAGGCGACGAGGTGGAGATGCGGCCGCCGCTCTTCATCGGTGCCGTATGGACGCCCATGGGGGATCCGATGGATTTCCGTCCGCTGCGGCTGGGGAAGAAGGCGCACGCGGGCGCGGATTTCATCCAGACCCAAGGGATCTACGACATCGAGCAGTTCCGACACCAGATGAGGACGGCGCGCGATATGGGGTTGCACGAGCAGGTCGCGATCCTCGCCGGCATCATCGTGCCCAGGAACCTCGGCATGCTCAAGTACATGGACAGTGCGGTGGCGGGCGTGAGCGTGCCACGCGAGTTGATGGAGCGGATGTCGGCCGCCCGCGACGCCGCGGGCGAGGACAAGGCGCAGGCGCGCAGGAACCAAGAGCAGGAGGGCATCAGAATCAGCGTCGAGCTTATCGAGCAGGCGCGAGAGACCGCAGGGGTGCGTGGCGTGCATATACAGGCGATCGAGTGGGAGCAGAAGGTGCCCGAGATCGTCGAGCAAGCGGGGTTGCTGCCGCGACCCGCAGTGGCGGACGCCTGA
- a CDS encoding response regulator, producing MAEARKKILVVDDDQDDLRMISMILEPEGYEVVTAENGVEALAKVESETPDLVLLDVMMPELDGFAACAKLKSSPESQGIPVVLLTGVAKYITKSKYPLDGVLRADAEEYLEKPLDPEELLRVVAARLK from the coding sequence ATGGCAGAGGCGCGGAAGAAGATCCTGGTAGTGGATGACGATCAGGACGACCTGCGGATGATCTCGATGATCTTGGAGCCCGAGGGCTACGAGGTCGTCACGGCGGAGAACGGGGTCGAAGCGCTGGCGAAGGTGGAGTCCGAGACCCCCGATCTCGTTCTGCTGGATGTGATGATGCCGGAACTCGACGGGTTCGCGGCGTGTGCCAAGCTGAAGTCATCGCCCGAGAGCCAGGGAATCCCGGTTGTACTCCTCACCGGCGTGGCGAAATACATCACGAAGAGCAAGTACCCGCTCGACGGCGTGTTGCGCGCGGACGCAGAGGAGTACCTCGAGAAGCCGCTCGACCCGGAGGAACTCCTTAGGGTTGTGGCCGCCCGCCTGAAGTAG
- a CDS encoding GAF domain-containing sensor histidine kinase, with the protein MVSTHKTNCWEAKACDHGPSTREPCPAALDATSTGVNGGFNAGRICWTVPGTGCDGVPQGDFVDKQEVCLSCGFFVRVREEEGAVFRFVKLAQGVRDVDGLHARIEQVESLMGVHDRLHATFNLDAVIAETTRQARTLTQAQRSLVLLLRGNPPRLHGQFRLRGRVVKVDIPLDDTSAVGYAALANKVVNVKDPYKDRDPQDRAPFNQSFDRACECRTNSLLAVPVRDSDNRVLGVITAANSAKGYFSHDDQWFIERYAVEVGLAIEKARLLESEVAMGRMASISESLAGLSHFLKDVAHALIGTSYIIRRGIERDRMEDVKAAWEILDRHVKRLADLCKDVLTYDPERPDEMCPGDLSETVADAVSLLQGEARTRAIRLEARLHPGLTQCCHSKRGIYRCIVNLVVNAFDACPPSGGHVMVTAQCRDEHAVVAVSDNGHGMDAETRERMLETFKTGDKTRGSGIGLPTVADIVERHGGRLETDSEPDRGSTFTIVLPLTGARAPNQLQSRGLADEGRRSA; encoded by the coding sequence ATGGTATCTACGCACAAGACGAACTGCTGGGAAGCGAAGGCCTGCGACCACGGACCGAGCACGCGGGAGCCGTGCCCCGCGGCCTTAGACGCGACCTCGACTGGCGTCAACGGCGGCTTCAACGCGGGTCGCATCTGCTGGACCGTGCCCGGGACCGGCTGTGATGGCGTGCCGCAGGGAGATTTCGTGGACAAGCAGGAGGTCTGCCTCAGCTGCGGCTTCTTCGTCCGCGTGCGCGAGGAGGAGGGTGCGGTGTTTCGGTTCGTGAAGCTGGCACAAGGCGTGCGCGACGTTGACGGCCTGCACGCGCGGATCGAGCAGGTCGAGTCGCTGATGGGCGTTCACGATCGGCTTCACGCGACATTCAATCTCGACGCCGTCATCGCGGAAACGACGCGGCAAGCGAGAACGTTGACGCAGGCACAGCGGAGCCTGGTGCTGCTGCTGCGGGGGAATCCGCCGCGCTTGCACGGCCAATTCAGACTCCGCGGGCGCGTGGTCAAAGTGGACATCCCCCTCGATGACACGAGTGCGGTCGGCTATGCCGCGCTGGCCAACAAGGTCGTCAATGTCAAGGACCCCTACAAGGACCGCGACCCGCAGGACCGGGCCCCGTTCAACCAGTCATTCGATCGCGCATGCGAGTGTCGCACGAATTCGCTGCTTGCGGTCCCGGTCCGCGATTCCGACAACCGCGTGCTGGGCGTGATAACGGCTGCCAACAGTGCCAAGGGCTATTTTTCCCACGACGACCAATGGTTCATAGAGCGCTATGCCGTCGAGGTCGGGCTCGCCATCGAGAAAGCGCGGCTGCTCGAGAGCGAGGTCGCCATGGGACGCATGGCCTCCATCAGCGAATCGCTGGCCGGGTTGTCGCACTTTCTCAAGGATGTCGCTCACGCGCTGATCGGCACCTCGTACATCATCCGGCGCGGCATCGAGCGCGACCGCATGGAGGATGTCAAAGCCGCGTGGGAGATCCTCGACCGCCACGTCAAGCGCCTCGCGGATCTGTGCAAGGACGTGCTGACGTATGACCCCGAGCGACCGGACGAGATGTGCCCAGGGGACCTCAGCGAAACGGTGGCCGATGCCGTGAGCCTGCTCCAGGGCGAGGCGCGCACACGCGCGATCCGCCTCGAAGCTCGCCTCCACCCGGGGCTCACTCAGTGCTGTCACAGCAAGCGGGGCATTTATCGGTGCATTGTCAACCTCGTAGTGAACGCATTCGACGCGTGCCCGCCGAGCGGGGGCCATGTCATGGTGACCGCGCAGTGCCGCGATGAACACGCCGTGGTCGCTGTATCCGACAACGGGCACGGCATGGATGCGGAAACCAGGGAACGGATGCTGGAGACGTTCAAGACCGGGGACAAGACACGCGGATCGGGTATCGGCCTGCCAACCGTCGCGGACATAGTGGAACGTCATGGCGGGCGCCTCGAGACCGATTCCGAGCCGGACCGAGGCTCCACTTTCACGATCGTTCTGCCACTGACGGGGGCGCGCGCGCCCAATCAGCTGCAGTCGCGCGGTCTCGCCGACGAGGGGCGGCGATCCGCGTAG
- a CDS encoding protein-L-isoaspartate(D-aspartate) O-methyltransferase, with product MAALGVAAVTAVAAPQRDYTRLRSDMVEKQLRARDITDKNVLRAMGKVPRHEFVPASLRSQAYADRPLPIGEGQTISQPYIVALMTQVAKVKRGDKVLEIGTGSGYQAAILAELTPHVYTIEIVPSLAKRAQGTLKRLDYKTVKARIGDGYKGWREHAPFDAIVVTCAPDHIPQPLANQLAEGGRMVIPVGKQDALRGQQLLLVEKIGGKLKVTSIAPVLFVPMVREKGTQ from the coding sequence ATGGCCGCGCTCGGAGTGGCTGCGGTCACCGCGGTGGCGGCGCCGCAGCGGGACTACACTCGCCTGCGGAGCGACATGGTCGAGAAGCAGCTCCGCGCGCGCGACATCACGGACAAAAACGTCCTGCGCGCGATGGGCAAGGTGCCGCGGCATGAGTTCGTTCCCGCGTCGCTGCGGAGCCAAGCGTACGCCGACCGTCCGCTGCCGATCGGCGAGGGGCAAACCATCTCCCAGCCCTACATCGTTGCCCTCATGACGCAAGTAGCGAAGGTCAAGCGTGGCGACAAGGTGCTGGAGATCGGCACGGGCTCCGGTTACCAGGCGGCGATTCTGGCGGAACTGACGCCGCACGTATATACGATAGAAATCGTACCGTCTCTCGCGAAGCGCGCGCAAGGAACGCTCAAGCGGCTCGACTACAAGACAGTCAAGGCGCGCATCGGTGACGGATACAAGGGATGGCGGGAACACGCGCCGTTTGACGCAATCGTCGTGACCTGCGCGCCCGATCACATCCCACAGCCGTTGGCGAACCAGTTGGCCGAGGGCGGGCGCATGGTGATACCGGTGGGCAAGCAGGATGCCCTGCGGGGGCAGCAATTGCTGCTCGTCGAGAAAATCGGGGGCAAGCTGAAGGTCACCTCCATCGCCCCCGTGCTGTTCGTGCCCATGGTGCGGGAAAAGGGCACGCAGTGA
- a CDS encoding CvpA family protein: MNQVDLFIIVVLGFNIYYGATRGALRGLGDMAALFAALGLGSLVYFAPAAILGAVLGWAPVLCDLAGFIISAVAIAVGTGYLFGHIAERRKLPPLADHVGGGAAGTVIGAVLASLLLLLSGTITGTTRPIDRSWLAKPLLQVVPAMHLAMDRVGLPIPKLVLLPPRYEQELGGMRYGPQFMRLNFARLENSTCIKCRGRLRFVGYKRVFGSRLAPKLVCRRCARTTDGCQSFEGMHVIYDECPVLVARRGVKLNCGVWPNPDAVYPRGRCPVDGNTFTGVTTPSASLDEESPLDILGDYPGGRRPLAIQRRP; this comes from the coding sequence GTGAATCAGGTTGATCTGTTCATTATCGTCGTCCTCGGCTTCAACATCTACTACGGCGCGACCAGGGGGGCGCTGCGTGGGCTCGGGGATATGGCGGCCCTTTTCGCTGCCCTCGGGCTCGGTTCGTTGGTCTATTTCGCCCCGGCCGCCATCCTGGGGGCTGTCCTCGGCTGGGCGCCGGTACTCTGCGATCTGGCGGGCTTCATCATCTCTGCGGTCGCCATCGCAGTCGGCACCGGGTATTTGTTCGGCCACATCGCCGAGCGCCGCAAGCTTCCGCCGCTGGCTGACCACGTTGGCGGCGGCGCGGCGGGGACAGTAATCGGGGCGGTTCTGGCGAGTCTGCTCCTGTTGCTCTCGGGGACGATTACCGGGACCACGCGTCCCATTGACCGCTCGTGGCTGGCAAAGCCGCTCCTCCAGGTCGTCCCCGCCATGCATCTGGCAATGGACCGTGTGGGCCTGCCGATCCCGAAGCTCGTCTTGCTGCCGCCGCGTTACGAGCAGGAATTGGGCGGTATGCGCTACGGGCCGCAGTTCATGCGGCTCAACTTCGCGCGACTCGAGAACTCGACGTGCATCAAGTGTCGGGGGCGCCTGAGGTTCGTTGGCTACAAGCGCGTCTTCGGAAGCCGCCTGGCGCCCAAGCTCGTATGCCGCCGCTGCGCGCGCACCACCGACGGGTGTCAGAGCTTCGAGGGCATGCACGTAATCTACGACGAATGCCCGGTGCTGGTCGCACGTCGCGGCGTGAAGCTGAACTGCGGCGTGTGGCCGAATCCGGATGCGGTATATCCGCGAGGTCGCTGCCCCGTAGATGGCAATACGTTCACCGGAGTGACGACACCGAGTGCCAGCCTTGACGAAGAATCGCCGCTGGATATACTTGGCGATTATCCCGGCGGCCGCCGCCCTTTGGCGATTCAGCGCCGGCCGTAG
- a CDS encoding DUF3465 domain-containing protein, which produces MYLAIIPAAAALWRFSAGRSDGARAAQRAYECRTSGVVLTVPGEVERTLEDDQRPPRHQRFIIRTATGQTLLVSHNVDLAPRVPVRTGDRVTVRGEYEWNSKGGLLHNTHSRPRGGGLGWIRLERTGRLYR; this is translated from the coding sequence ATATACTTGGCGATTATCCCGGCGGCCGCCGCCCTTTGGCGATTCAGCGCCGGCCGTAGCGACGGCGCACGCGCGGCGCAGCGCGCCTACGAGTGTCGGACGTCCGGCGTCGTGCTGACCGTCCCCGGCGAAGTCGAGCGAACCCTCGAGGACGATCAACGACCTCCCCGCCACCAACGTTTCATCATCCGTACCGCCACCGGACAGACGCTGCTCGTGTCGCACAACGTGGATCTTGCCCCACGGGTGCCGGTGCGGACTGGAGACCGAGTGACAGTGCGCGGCGAATATGAATGGAACAGTAAGGGCGGCCTGCTGCACAACACGCACTCGCGGCCGCGGGGCGGAGGACTAGGGTGGATTAGGCTGGAGCGAACAGGCCGGCTTTATCGCTGA